The Lolium perenne isolate Kyuss_39 chromosome 6, Kyuss_2.0, whole genome shotgun sequence genome segment ATTGAACGCCTTGATCTCGAAGCTGAACTGCGTGGAAAAGCTCGCCACCTCACGGGCGGCAGCATCATAGAACGGCACCGGGTGGTTGTACGACATCCGCCCCGTGCAGTTCCTCATGGACTGGCCCGGCGAGTTGTTACAGGTGAGGTCGACCAGCCCGCCGTTGAGGCTCGCGCTGCCCTCGAACAGGAGGTCGTGTGAGCGGTAGGTGGAGCCGTTGGAGAAGTCGAAGCTGAAGGAGAAGGGTGTGGCAGCGGCTCCTGCTACAGCTTGGTAGCAGAGGAGGAAGCAGCAGCTGGCGTAAATGTGGAAGAGGATGAGCTTGGGATTTGCGGCCTTGACCATCAGCATATTTGCTGAACTTTGGAACTTGGAACTTGGAAGTGATGAATGAGCTAACCAGCTTATATAAACCATGAATACGACCTATTCGTTTCCGGATTATTTATTCTCCAGTTCTGGAAGAAAGACTAAGACTAGACAACTCTGGACTCTGGTTTACCGGCAAGTTTCAAGGATCTCTACACTCTGGTCATCTGATCCGGTGAGACCGACCTTGTGTGACTGAGCATCGGTCTGGTGGGAAAACAGATGACTACAATACACTGGTACTGCTACAGGACAAGGTAGTCTACAACGCTGGAAAGACAACACAAGTTGCAGGAAAATTTCCTGGTAAAAGAACGCGCTTCACGGATACGGACCGATGTGATCCGGCTGGCCGGCGTCGATGGCGAAGGCCAAacctagggtgtgtttggttgagcTGTGGCTTATCTGAAAGCAGCTGTGGGCTGTGGGCTGTGGCAAAGCAGCTGTGGCTGTGTGATTTGAGAAAGCTGTAAAAGCCATTTGGCAAGTAGCTGTCTAAACTGTGGCTGTGAAGATAAATGTCTGGTATACCCCTAAAGACTTGAGAGACTGTTTTATTAATATCTAACTACAATAACCTCATTAGAGATTGATTTAGATATAGATGATCAAATTGTAGTTAATTAATACATTATCTAGCCAATATATTGATGAAACAAAAAAAGGTGTTTAAACAGCAAGCAAAAACACTGATCACGTTGGACAGACAAATGACTAGTACATGTCTTTCCTCCGGTCATCCATTACAACCAAGAGTGTTCTTCCGGTTATCCATTACAAAATATACAGGTTCCCTCTTTTGAATGCTTGCTATTTTCACAAGCAAGCAAACAGCCCAGCAACTAGCTTTGTAGTTGCGGCGCAAAACATTATATGCAGCTAGCACATATCACAAAATAAACTGGTAAGTCGCACATGAACTCATTCTCCCATTGAGCTCCACAAGGAGTCAGCAATTGTATCACGTATTGAGTTCATATAACCAGCGTCACGTCTCACTGGAATATTATCTCCTTGAAGTTGTTCTTCTCCTCCAGGAATATAGTCCTCATCTTCATCACATTTGTCAAACTCCTCATCAGGCAGCTTCGTTTCACGAATGTAATTGTGCAACGACATACAAGCAATAATAATCTTCTTTTGCCTACGAGGCTTGAAACTGGGCATACCCTTTAACGTGCGCCATTTAGCTTTGAGAACTCCAAACCCACGTTCAATGACGTTTCTCCCTCGAGCGTGGGCATAGTTGAAGACCTCGTGCTTCCCAACCGGTTTTCTTCCATTGCGGAATTCCGGTAGATGGTATATTTGGCCTTTGTAAGGAGCAAGATAGCCATCGCGGTTTGAATAACCCGAATCGACGAGGTAATATTTGCCTACATGAACAAGACAAGTCAGGAAGCAAATAAAAAGGAATATTTGACTACAGAAACAACACAAGTCAAGTCAGGAAGCAAATATTTGCCTACATAAACAAGACTAGTACCTGCAGGGGGCTTAGGAAATCGATGTGCATACTTTGCCAAGGTGTCATTTAAGATCCGCGTGTCATGAGCAGACCCAGGCCAACCAGCCACAGCAAAAGTAAACCGCATATCGAAGTCACAAACAGCCATCACGTTCTGAGATGGGAACCCATGCCGACCTGTGTGGTTCACAACTTCATCTGCTGGTACTTCAACAGGGACATGGCAGCCATCTATTGCCCCTATTGCATCTTTGAAATGAGGCCAAAACGGCtcttccttaattcttgcatgcaCGGTATTGAAAGAAGGATCTCGAGGTGTTATGTTATGGCACGCCAACTTGCACAAGCAATTCAATACTTCTTTGAACTTCCTATGAATCGTTTCAGTTGATCTTGCAAACCggttctcaacttgagagaaggATTGTGGACCACCAACTACCCACAAGAACATAGCTAATGACTCCACTGATGTCACTTCTCTAGAGGACTCCAATCCATAATGAGACACTAGGACATTATGCAATGAGTTAAATACATCTCGGTTCATCCTAAACATCTTATAGCAACTCCTTTTGCGCCCAAGGCACTCCATAACCCACTCATACCCAGTTTGTTGAGGAATCCTATAAGGCTGTCTTGTCAAATTAGTCACCGTGTAGTGATTACCTATCTGGCCCATACATGCTACTTGATATGCCAAAGATGCCAACCGTGCAAGCCTTTTCCTCCTTTTGCTAGCCTCATCATCAATATCTTGATCAACTCCATTCATCTACAAAGGAGAACAACATAATTAAATATGCAGCAAACACGAAACAATATTATATGGCAGCAAATACGAGACAGATAGTATATTTCAGCAAATACGAGACATATATTATATGGCAGCAAACACGACACACATATTATATGCCAACAAACACGACACACATATTATATGGCAGCAAACACGGTACAACATGTGGCAGCAAAGTCACGAATATTTGTTCATTACAACATGGATAGTTCAATACCAGCTACTTGGTAATACATAAAGGATACACATAGCACTACTTGTTCATTTGAGAATGTTTCCTCTGCAGCCAATCAAGCCTCCCTTCTTTTGTTTCAATTAGCACAAATAATTCTCTGTAGCTAGGCTGCATGACAAGGTCTGTGGCTGTGAAATACAAAGGAGTGCCCTCTTGAGCCCCACACTCCTTCATCAAAGTCAGGACTTCCTTCATGGTAGGAGCAGCACTTGTTGGAGCATGAGTTGCTGCTACTGCTTCATTAATATTCCCAAGTGTGACCTTGTACTCACGAAGAAATGGGTTCTTGTCCTCCTTGGCTGACTCGTCTATGTACCTAGCCTTGCGCTTCACACTTTTCTTCTTCCCATCTTCCTTCTCATCCTTTAACTTGCCATCCTTATCTGCCTTAGGTGAGACATCCTTTGCCTTTGCATCATCCCCATCCTCGGACTCTAGAACCTCAACTAAACCCTCGTCATCGCTGCTGTCAGATATCTCTCCAGGAATACATGATGTGGCTCCGGTAACATGTGCTTTGTCAAACATGGCATCCAACTCATCCAAGTTGGCCAATCCTTTCTTCTTGTACTTTGCATGCTTCGGGTATTTCTGAAATGTAGAGTACAGGTCAGCACTGAAACAAGCATTATGATGCAAGAAAAGAATGATGCTACATACCTCCAAATGGACCTTCCACCAA includes the following:
- the LOC127306217 gene encoding protein ALP1-like isoform X1, yielding MNGVDQDIDDEASKRRKRLARLASLAYQVACMGQIGNHYTVTNLTRQPYRIPQQTGYEWVMECLGRKRSCYKMFRMNRDVFNSLHNVLVSHYGLESSREVTSVESLAMFLWVVGGPQSFSQVENRFARSTETIHRKFKEVLNCLCKLACHNITPRDPSFNTVHARIKEEPFWPHFKDAIGAIDGCHVPVEVPADEVVNHTGRHGFPSQNVMAVCDFDMRFTFAVAGWPGSAHDTRILNDTLAKYAHRFPKPPAGKYYLVDSGYSNRDGYLAPYKGQIYHLPEFRNGRKPVGKHEVFNYAHARGRNVIERGFGVLKAKWRTLKGMPSFKPRRQKKIIIACMSLHNYIRETKLPDEEFDKCDEDEDYIPGGEEQLQGDNIPVRRDAGYMNSIRDTIADSLWSSMGE
- the LOC127306217 gene encoding uncharacterized protein isoform X2, which translates into the protein MEKAIWNEHYTTVFCEICKDEVDANNRPLGCLNRRGYKNLGEKFFAQTGKKLTKKQFKNKWDLLKKEYTQFMELKNAATGLGWDYVRGTIEADEVWWKVHLEKYPKHAKYKKKGLANLDELDAMFDKAHVTGATSCIPGEISDSSDDEGLVEVLESEDGDDAKAKDVSPKADKDGKLKDEKEDGKKKSVKRKARYIDESAKEDKNPFLREYKVTLGNINEAVAATHAPTSAAPTMKEVLTLMKECGAQEGTPLYFTATDLVMQPSYRELFVLIETKEGRLDWLQRKHSQMNK